A stretch of DNA from Spirosoma endbachense:
GAGCCGCACTGGCGGCTGTAGACAATTGGTGAACTTGCGGATGCAAATGAGCCGCAAGGTACTTCCAAAACACAAACGGCTCGTTAGGAAAGTATCTGCTCTTTCATTTCTGATCGGATACGCTTCTTATCAATCTTGCCTACACTCGTTTTAGGAATTTCGGGCACGAATAGTATTCGGTCGGGCATATACCATTTATGCAATTCACCACGATCTATTCTGGACTGCAAGCCTGCTTTGATCCCTTCTGTAGTCAGATTATAGCCGGGTTTCTGCACGATGAGCGCATGAGGTCGTTCGCCCCAGCGGTCGTCGGGCAAGCCAATTACGGCCGATTCAGCTACGCCCTCTACCTGCGATAAAGCATCTTCCATATCGAGCGATGATACCCATTCACCGCCCGTTTTGATCACATCTTTGGTTCGGTCGGCTACCATAATCCAGTGATCGGGTGTTATGCTGGCTACGTCGCCGGTATGAAGCCAGCCACCACGCCATAACTCAGCACCCCGTTCGGGATCGTTGTAGTAACCTTGCGTTGCCCAGGGTGTTCGTACAACAATTTCGCCTAGCGTTTCGCCATCATGGGGCAAAAACTGACCGTCTTCGTCTACTAACCGTGCTTCTACGAATGGTGCAATTCGACCCGCACGTGTGCGAAACTCGACTTGCTCCTCTACTGGCAAGGTCCGTTCGCTATCGTTTAAGTAAACTACGGATAGGATAGGAGCAGTTTCGGACATGCCATAGCCTGCCGTCACATTAATGCCTAAATTCAAAGCGGCTCTGGCCAGCCCTTTTGTTAATGCCGAACCACCGATCAGTACGCTCCAGCGGCTAAAGTTATCATGATACTGTTGTGCAAGCGGACTGTTGACAATCATATTTAGAATGGTTGGAACACAGTGGGAAAGTGTAACGCCTTCTGTAACAATCAATTTGCAGAGCATAGCGGGTTCATACTTACCCGGATATACCTGTTTCGCTGCCATAAGTGTGGCCAGAAACGGAAATCCCCAGGCATGCACATGAAACATGGGCGTAATGGGCATATATACATCCGTGCGCGATTTAAATGGCAGTGCTTCATAGCCAATCAGATACGTAAGCAGGCCCATTGTGTGCAAGAACAACTGCCGATGGGAGAAGTAAACTCCTTTCGGATTACCGGTTGTACCGGTCGTATAAAATGTTGTTGCCCAGGTGTTTTCGTCAAAATCCGGGAAATCATAATGATCAGATACGTCTCGGAGTAATGCTTCGTATTCACCTGAAAACCCAGTTGGAACCTGCCCAATCGCATTAAGGTCCGTGTAAACTTTATCGCTTATTAAAACAAACGTCTCGACGGTTGTTAGCTGATCTTTTACCGCATTTAGAATGGGCAGGAAATCTTCATGCATCAGCACGACCTTATCCTGCGCGTGGTTCATCGTATACAGAATTTGAGCAGGTGAGAGCCGCACGTTGACCGTATGTAGAATAGCGCCTATACTTGTCACGCCAAAAAAGCACTCCAGATACCGGTGACTATCCCAGTCGAACACCGCAACTGTATCGCCCGGTTTAACGCCAAGACCCGTCAGTACATTAGCCAGCCGCCGAACACGCCGGTTAAACTCGACATAGTTCATTCGGAATAAATCCCGGTAAACGATTTCACGATGCGGTTCATACTTAAGCGACTCTGCCAATAGGTTTTTTATAAGCATCGGTGGCTCAAAAGCTTCGGTAGTGCGGGGAATAAGTTTCGTCTGGATCATAATTGGCGATAGTCTTTATGTAAAAAACGTAAAAAACGGAATCAGGTTGAACTATCAGAAGAAAAAATAGTGATTTACTGAAAAGGTTAGCGTTTGAGCAAGAGAATCCTGTCTATTTTGTTACTTACTCTCATAGGTTGGTCGCAAAACACGAAAGAAATTCCAGCCTCCTGACAAGTTGGCAGTAAATGCCTTGTCTATCAAGGATAAAGATTGAATAGTCAAAGCTGAATTAAACACATGGTCTACTAAAGCAGTATAACTCGCCGGAAAGAGAGGTGATACATCGCTGTTTAATTGCGTGAGTCAGTGAATTGAACCGATGGAGAGGAGATGTTGTGAGGCCGAAACTTTGTAGATTATCAAGGGATCAAAAACCAGTTCTTTCGCTCAGGGTTGAAGAGGTGTGCCACAGTTACTGGTTCTGCTCATGTTAACCGTAGCACACCTCTACACTCCTGAACAAAAGGACTAAAAGACATAACCTAACTATGAGAATAAGCCGGACTTGCTATTTTGCTATTGTAATTGTGGTAGCAGGAAGTCATTGGGTAAGAGCACAACAGGCGCATGTTAATCTGGACTGGAATCCTCAGAAGAATACCCAGAATCTGGTCCCGTTTGGCGCTAATCTGATTTCGCCTGACGTGCGCGATGATCATACAGTGACATTCCGGTTAAAAGTGCCTGATGCAAAGCAGGTTTCGCTAACCGGCGGGCCGCTTTTGCTGGCACTGGGGGCTAAAGATCCTATCCCATTTCAGAAAGCAGCCGATGGAATCTGGTCGTTGACCGTTGGGCCGGTTAAGCCCGATATTTACGTGTATAAATTCATTATTGACGGGCTAACTGTACCTGATCCGAATAATACCCTAACGGGCTTTGCCGACCAGCCCGGCTACAGCAATCTGGTCGTTCATGGCGATGGCCCGGCTTATTACGATGCACGCCCTGTGCCACATGGAGTGGTTAGCCGTCATATCTATCATTCTGACGTACTTAAGGGCGAACGCGAAATCTACGTGTACACTCCACCTGGTTATACCCCGAAAAAGAAATACCCGGTACTTTATCTCATGGGCGGAAGTGGTGAACTGGCATCGACGTGGAGTATTGACGGGCGGGCCAATTTTATTGCTGATAATCTGATTGCTGAGGGTAAAATGGTGCCGATGCTGATTGCGATGCCCAATAATCAGGTAGTGCACCGAAGCGATCCGAAGCATACTGAACAAACATTTCCGCTGATCGAGGAAGAGCTTAAAAAGCAGATTGTGCCCTTCATCGATAAAACATATAGTACACGCGCTGATCGAAAAGGCCGGGCATTGGCTGGTTTGTCGATGGGTGGTCGGCACACGCAGCTAGTGGGGCTTAAAAATCTGGATTTGTTTAGTTCGTTCGGTATTCTGAGTGCAGGCGATCTGGAAACAGAGACTGTCAGTGCAGGTTTTCTGAACGATCCAGCAGCAAATCAAAAAGTTGACTACCTCCTGGTAGGTCAGGGAACTGGCGAAGTAACGACCATAGGAAAGCGAGCGGTTGCGCTGCACGAAGCCCTGCAAAATCACCAGATCAAACACGATTATTATGTAGGGGGCGATGGAGCACATGACTGGGGAACCTGGCGCCATTTGTTGTATTACAGGCTCCTGCCCAGCTTATGGCATAAGTAAGAACTTTAGGTAAGGCCGTATAAAAACTAAAAACCCTTTTTGCACGTCGTAAACTCCATATATTTGGATGCACCTACCTGGCTGCTATATCTTCACATAACAATTTCTGAATGTATTGCATTTAGAGTTTAGTAGTTCATAGCAAGCCCTCATAAATGCGTTCTCATCCAGAACAATCGCTATGCGATTCGATGCCAACGTTATAAACAGTTATTCTGAGTATGGTTCTTATTGTTGATGATAGGCCAGAGAATATTCTTCCGCTAAAAAAGATTTTAGAGCTTCATAAGTTTTCAGTCGATACCGCAGAATCAGGCGAAGAAGCGCTAAAAAAGATTCTTAAAACAAATTATTCCGTTATTATCCTGGACGTACAGATGCCCGGAATGGATGGCTTTGAAGTAGCCAATGCCATAACGGGGTTCAGCCGGTCAAAAGACACATCAATCATTTTTTTGTCGGCGGTCAATACCGAAAAGAAATTTATTACAAAAGGATACACCTCAGGCGGGGTCGATTATTTAACGAAACCAGTTGATCCTGATATTCTGGTCTTAAAAGTTAAAACACTGCATCGGCTCTACGAACAGCAACAGGAGCTAAGAGCAGTTCAGGACTCACTGCGAAACGAAGTTGATGTAAGAAAGCAGGCCCAGGAAGAACTGGCGGATCGAATACAGGAGCTTCGGCTCGTATTGGCTTCACTGCCACAGATGGCGTTTACGGTCGCTACTAATGGGCGAATCGAATATGTGAACGAGCATTGGTTTAGCTACTCGACCAACCAGACTGACTTTCCACAAACGCATCACGACGATGAAGACATTAGTAACGAATGGCCGATCTATCTAGAAAAAGGAATTGAGTTTACGCGCGAAGTGCGTCTGAAGGAGATCGCTTCCGGAGCGTATAGATACCATCTTTTACGAATCATACCCATAAAGCAACAGGATGTAATCGTGCGATGGGTCGGAACATTCACGGATATACATCCGCAAAAACTAGCTGCAGAGCTGCTTGAAGAACAGGTTGCAACCCGGACAAGAGAGCTATTGCTGAAAAATTCCGAGCTAGAAACCACAAACCATGAGCTTCAGCAATTTACCTGGGTCGTATCGCACGATTTAAAAGAACCGCTTCGTAAAATTCAGCTTCTTCATGACCTCATCAAAGAGAAATACCTGAAGGAAAACCCGGAAGCCATTTCGTATCTCGACCGATCGATCAGATCGTCGGCTCGTTTATCGGGTCTGATCGATGACCTGTTGTCGTATTCCCAATTGGCCATGCCTGCGGTGTTCAAGCCCACCGATCTAAATAAGTTGATTGATGAAGTTCTGGTCGATTTTGAGGATACTATTAGCAAACAGAAAGCAATTATCACTATAGATACATTACCAATAATCGATACCATTCCGGGCCGGATCAGGCAGGTCTTTCAAAACCTGATCAGTAATGCGCTTAAGTTTTCCCGACAGGATGTTGCCCCGATTATTACAATTAGTGCAGAAATCATCGAGAGCAAGCAAATCGATAGTGAGCCGGCGCCCGGCGGTAATTTTTGCCGCTTTCTAATATGTGACAATGGAATTGGATTCGACGAAAAGTTTCTGGACCGGATCTTCATCATTTTTCAACGGCTCAATAACCGGACCAGCTACGAAGGTACTGGTATTGGGCTGGCCATTGCTAAAAAGAATATCGATAAGCATAATGGGCTCATTTCGGCCAAAAGCCGTGTGGGCGAAGGAACATGTTTCATCCTTATTCTACCTGTTCATCAAGTGAATGAGCCCATTGTTAACTAATAAGCGTTTATTAACCCGTAATTATGCCCAGGTTCTCGACGTCAAATTCTGTCATAAGGCAACTGCAGATTGTTTTTTCGGTCTCCATCGTGTTGTTAGTTGTCAGCCTTTTTGCTGCCTATTATAGCATTCAAAAGCTAATTACAAACTCCCAGCTGGTCAATCATACCAATCAGGTTTTGATTGAAGCCGAGAATATAATTTCATACGCGAAAGATGCGGAAACTGGTCAACGAGGCTATCTGATTACACGTGATCCCACATTTTTACAGCCGTATAACGGAGCCTACGACAAAGTGCGTTCCAGTTATAATACAGTGAATGAACTGACCACCGATAATGCGACTCAACAAAAAACGCTTTCAGGAATAAAGTCCCTGTATGAGGCAAAGTTTACTCAGATGCAGCGGGTTATTGACTTGGCGAGACGTTATAGTGCCTTTATGAGAGATACCTCAGCGCGTAATGACGAAATGGTGCGGGGTAAAAAGATTATGGACGATCTCAGGGCACTGGTTAATCGGGTGAAAACCGACGAAACGAAAATACTTGAAACGCGTATCCAGCAACAGCAGGTTTACATTACCTACACGCCTTTTCTGTTGTTGGTAGCGGCTGCGATCTCTATAATGATCACCATCAGCACCTACATACGGATTAAAAAGGACCTTGATGACAGAATCGCGAACCAGTTAGAAGCCGAGGAAAAATACAGAGAAACAACGGAGCGTATCAATGTGATGGAAGACATCACAACCGACATTGCGGAAGGTAATTATTCGGTGAGAAGCCAGGATATCCGGGATGATGAGCTGGGAAGGATCGGTAATGCGCTCAACACAATGGCAGCCGCGCTCGAAAGTACATTCCGCGATTTGAACGCTAAAAATTGGCTGCAAACAGGAACGCTGACCGTAAGCGAAGCGATACGTGGTGAGCGGGATCTGCAAAAACTGGCAGGCAATTTGATAACGGCCATCAACGAGTATTTGAATGCACCACTAGGAACGGTTTACATTATTGACAATGCGTCGAACTTTAAATTGATAGGTAGTTATGCCGCCAATAATGCCCCGCCTACTGTTATATCGGGCGAAGGACTGATCGGGCAGGCCATAAAAAGTAAAAAGACACTGATTGTTCATGATCTGCCCGAATCGTATTTGACCGTAAATTCTTCGTTAGGAAGTACGTCGCCCGCTTCCGTAATCATCGCTCCCTTAATATATGCCGATGTATGCATCGGCGCGATTGAAATAGGACTCTTACGAAAGCCTGACCCATTGGAAATAAGCTTTTTAGAGTCAAATCTGGATGCGTTGGCAATTGGCGTAAATTCGGCGCTGGATTACGTTAAACTTCAGAATTTTCTGGAAGAGACGCAGGCTCAGTCGGAAGAGCTTCAGGCTCAACACAATGAGCTTGAAAACGTCAACGCCGAACTGGAAGCTCAGGCACAAAAACTTCAGGCTTCTGAGGAAGAATTGCGGGTGCAGCAGGAAGAACTGCAACAGACCAATGCCGAACTGGAAGAAAGAAGTGTGTTGCTCGAGGAGAAAAACGAAGAAATTCAGAGAAAGGCCGAAGAACTGGAAATAAGCACGCGGTATAAGTCGGAGTTTCTGGCCAATATGTCGCATGAATTGCGTACACCACTCAATTCAATCTTATTACTGAGCCGATTATTGTCAGAAAACAATGAAGAAAACCTGACATTGGATCAGGTTGACTACGCAAAAGTTATTCAGTCTTCGGGAAATGGTTTGCTCGGATTAATCGATGAGATTCTGGATCTGTCGAAAATTGAGGCTGGCCAGATGAAGCTCGAATACCTCGACGTATCTGTTCAGGAAATAACCGATGAACTCCAGTCTTTATTCGGGCCGCTGGCCGACGAAAAACAGCTGGAATTTAAAGTCGACATAGCCCCGAACGTACCAACGGTTATTGAAACCGACAAGATGCGGGTCGGGCAAATACTTAAAAACCTGATCTCCAATGCCCTTAAATTTACCTCAAAAGGGTCCGTTACGCTTACTATAAAAAGATCTCCACTGACCGATGCGTCATTGCTGCTGGAAGTTAAAGACACCGGGATTGGCATACCGCCCGAAAAGCAGCAACTGATTTTTGAAGCGTTCCAGCAGGCCGACGGGTCAACTAAACGGAAATATGGCGGAACAGGTCTCGGCCTGTCTATCAGTCGTGAACTGGCGAAACTATTGGGGGGCGAAATTACGCTGACCAGTAAGGTGAATGAGGGAAGTACCTTTACGGTGCAATTGCCACTAGCAAACGTACACGGCGCCGTATCAACCGAACCCACCTATGTAAGCAGAAGCCCGGAACCAGCTCCAATTCCGGCAATAGAGGCAGAAGAACCTGAAGCGGTTAATAAATTTATCAGTACGGTCATTCCTGAGTCGATTCCTGACGACCGAAATGCGATTACCGCTACTGATAAAACAATCCTGATTATTGAGGACGACACCAACTTCGCCAAATCATTACTGGACTACTCGCGTAAGAAAGGGTATAAAGTCATCGTGGCAGTGCGGGGCGACGAAGGGCTAAGGCTGGCCAGTATCTACAAACCACTGGGTATTCTGCTCGACATTCAGTTGCCGATCATGAGTGGCTGGCAGGTTATGGACGCTTTAAAAGCTGATCCGCAAACCCGACATATTCCGGTGCACATTATGTCGTCGCACAAGCTGAAGAAAGAGAGCCTGTTGAAAGGTGCTATTGATTTTGTTGATAAGCCAGTGGCCTTCGAACAAATGCAGGAGGTCTTTAAAAAAATTGAGTATGTTTTGAACCGCACGGCTAAAAAAGTGCTGATTATTGAAGATAATCCGAAGCATGCCAAAGCATTGGCGTATTTTCTGGAAACATTTAACATTAATTCCGAGCTGAAAAGCAATATAAGCGAAGGAGTAGAAGCCTTAAAGCGGGAAGAAATAGAATGTGTTATTCTGGATATGGGAATTCCGGATAAAAAGTCATACGATACCCTCGAAGAAGTCAAGAAGAACCCAGGTCTTGAAAATCTGCCAATTATCATCTTCACCGGGAAAAGTTTATCAATGGCTGAAGAATTAAAAATTAAAAAATATGCAGATTCTATTATCGTAAAAACGGCTCATTCATACCAGCGTATGCTAGACGAAGTTTCACTTTTTCTGCATCTGGTCGATGAAAATAAAAAATCATCAGGCACGCAAACGAATAAAAAGAAACTGGGTGCTTTAAGTCAGATATTGACGAATAAAACGGTACTGATTGCTGATGATGATGTCCGAAATATATTCTCACTATCGAAGGCGCTGGAAAATTATAAGATGAACGTCATTACAGCGCTTGATGGGAAAGAAGCACTCCTGAAATTACAGGAAAATCCAACTATAAATTTAGTCTTGCTGGATATGATGATGCCGCAAATGGATGGCTATGAAACAGCTAAAAAAATACGTGAGCATTATCAATGGAAATCGCTGCCTATAATTGCGGTAACGGCCAAAGCAATGACTGGTGATCGGGAGCGATGCATTCAGGCTGGCGCATCAGATTATATTACGAAACCAGTTGATATCGATCAATTGATGTCTTTATTACGCGTCTGGCTTTATGAGCGGTCTTAATTGAGTATACTACCTGTAATTCTTACGCTTTAGCTGGTCTGGAGCCCTGATCAAACAAGAGAAAATGGTTAAAAAACGTGTATTAATCATTGATGATGATGCAAGAAATATTTTTGCATTGACTGCTACACTAAAAGCAAAATCATTTGATTGCATAGCCTGCAATAGCGCGCAGGAAGCGCTCGATTTATTAAAGACTGATGAAACTTTAGATGTCATTCTGATCGATATGATGATGCCCGAAATGGATGGCTACGAAGCAATTCCCCGCATTAAAAATATTGAAAAGCGACGTCATACGCCCATCATTGCGGTTACTGCGCAGGCAATGGTGGGTGATCGGGAGAAGTGTTTACAGGCCGGAGCAACCGATTACATCGCTAAGCCTGTCGATGTGGATAGATTATTGCAACTATTACTACGTGTTTAATTGGATTACGTAATGATAGAAGAGGCCGAAGTTGACATATTAGTGAATGATCTGTATGAATTATATGGATATGACTTTTCCAATTATTCCAGAGCATCGCTGAAGAGACGAATAATCCGGCTTTGTACGCTGGATAAATTTCCAAGCTTTGCCGAGTTCAGACATCGTGTGCGATCCGATGCGGATTATCTGAAACGGTTTGTGGAAGAAATTACCGTGACTGTTACCGAGATGTTTCGCGATCCTCTGTTCTATAAATGCCTTAGAGCAGAAGTATTAACTACATTGGCTGCCAAACCATTTATTCGCATATGGCATGCAGGCTGTTCGACAGGCGAAGAAGTTTTTTCAATGGCTATTTTGCTAAAAGAAGCTAAGCTTCTGCATAAATCATTGATCTATGCTACTGATTTAAATCCGGCGGCACTCGAAAAAGCAAGAAATGGCATTTTCCCGCTGGCTCACATGAAACAGTATTCAGAAAATTATATAGAATCTGGTGGGATAAATGATTTCTCAGCTTACTATACGGCCCAATATGGTCAGGTGAAATTTGATGAGAAATTATCAGAAAAAATGATTTTCTCAATCCATAATTTAGTCTCTGATCGATCATTCAATGAATTTGATTTAATCCTTTGCCGAAACGTATTAATCTATTTTGATAAGCCTTTGCAGGATCGTGTATTTGATTTGTTTGATGAGAGTTTAGCCCAGCTTGGCTATCTGGCGCTAGGCTCAAAGGAAACACTAAAATTTTCGATGGTTAAATTAAAATATAAGCAATTAGGTAAGGAAAAAATATGGCGGAAAATAGGTTAAATAATCCTGTTAAAGCTGTTGTCATTGGCGGTTCTGCCGGTAGCCTTGATGTTTTATTAAAGCTATTGCCAGCCTTACAACCTATTGTATCATTTACGGCAATAATTGTATTGCATCGCAAAAATTCCGGTGATTCTACCTTAGAGGATTTACTGGCAGGTAGAACAACTATTCCTGTTCGGGAGATAGAAGATAAAGACACGCTTAGGCCGGATATTATTTATGTGGCACCTGCAGACTATCATCTCTTAATCGAAAAAAATCTGACGTTTTCGCTGGATGATTCAGAAAAAGTAAACTACAGTCGACCTTCGCTGGATGTAACGTTTGAGTCGGCTGCCGATGTATACGGTGATTCTTTGGTTGGCATTTTATTGTCGGGGGCCAATTCCGATGGCACCAATGGCCTTATGGCCATCAAAAAAGCAGGTGGGATCACGATTGCTCAGAAACCCGAAACAGCACAGTCTGCCTTTATGCCTCAGCAGGCCATTTTTAATGTTCCCATTGATTTTATTCTGGACATACCTGAATTGATTTCTTTTATCAATTCATTAAATAAGTAATTGTAATAGCGCGCTTTAGACCAGCCTTAAAGATAATGCCAACGTTCGTCGAACAAAGTCCTGATGAGCTTTAGGCTGATATACCGCTTATTTACGATCCGTTCGGGAGTTGATATAAGTAAACACTCTGCCGAACTGTCCGACAGGAAATAAAGCCGGGCGTAGGCGTAAGCTATATTAATGGAAGTCATTCCGGAGAGTGAGCTCACTCTTGAAAGACTTTACCAGGAGGGATACATTGGCAATGGGGTAGAATGGCCAGGGTTAAACTCTTTATGGCCTTGACTATAAATCTTGAAACGCGTCAACACCAATCTGCCAAAGTCCCCATGAGTCCGCAAAATGACCCCATTGATTTATCAGAAATAATTAACCTGTTTGATGTTGAGCGGTTGGCAGTTGGCAACAT
This window harbors:
- a CDS encoding hybrid sensor histidine kinase/response regulator, giving the protein MVLIVDDRPENILPLKKILELHKFSVDTAESGEEALKKILKTNYSVIILDVQMPGMDGFEVANAITGFSRSKDTSIIFLSAVNTEKKFITKGYTSGGVDYLTKPVDPDILVLKVKTLHRLYEQQQELRAVQDSLRNEVDVRKQAQEELADRIQELRLVLASLPQMAFTVATNGRIEYVNEHWFSYSTNQTDFPQTHHDDEDISNEWPIYLEKGIEFTREVRLKEIASGAYRYHLLRIIPIKQQDVIVRWVGTFTDIHPQKLAAELLEEQVATRTRELLLKNSELETTNHELQQFTWVVSHDLKEPLRKIQLLHDLIKEKYLKENPEAISYLDRSIRSSARLSGLIDDLLSYSQLAMPAVFKPTDLNKLIDEVLVDFEDTISKQKAIITIDTLPIIDTIPGRIRQVFQNLISNALKFSRQDVAPIITISAEIIESKQIDSEPAPGGNFCRFLICDNGIGFDEKFLDRIFIIFQRLNNRTSYEGTGIGLAIAKKNIDKHNGLISAKSRVGEGTCFILILPVHQVNEPIVN
- a CDS encoding alpha/beta hydrolase, giving the protein MRISRTCYFAIVIVVAGSHWVRAQQAHVNLDWNPQKNTQNLVPFGANLISPDVRDDHTVTFRLKVPDAKQVSLTGGPLLLALGAKDPIPFQKAADGIWSLTVGPVKPDIYVYKFIIDGLTVPDPNNTLTGFADQPGYSNLVVHGDGPAYYDARPVPHGVVSRHIYHSDVLKGEREIYVYTPPGYTPKKKYPVLYLMGGSGELASTWSIDGRANFIADNLIAEGKMVPMLIAMPNNQVVHRSDPKHTEQTFPLIEEELKKQIVPFIDKTYSTRADRKGRALAGLSMGGRHTQLVGLKNLDLFSSFGILSAGDLETETVSAGFLNDPAANQKVDYLLVGQGTGEVTTIGKRAVALHEALQNHQIKHDYYVGGDGAHDWGTWRHLLYYRLLPSLWHK
- a CDS encoding chemotaxis protein CheB, coding for MAENRLNNPVKAVVIGGSAGSLDVLLKLLPALQPIVSFTAIIVLHRKNSGDSTLEDLLAGRTTIPVREIEDKDTLRPDIIYVAPADYHLLIEKNLTFSLDDSEKVNYSRPSLDVTFESAADVYGDSLVGILLSGANSDGTNGLMAIKKAGGITIAQKPETAQSAFMPQQAIFNVPIDFILDIPELISFINSLNK
- a CDS encoding response regulator, coding for MPRFSTSNSVIRQLQIVFSVSIVLLVVSLFAAYYSIQKLITNSQLVNHTNQVLIEAENIISYAKDAETGQRGYLITRDPTFLQPYNGAYDKVRSSYNTVNELTTDNATQQKTLSGIKSLYEAKFTQMQRVIDLARRYSAFMRDTSARNDEMVRGKKIMDDLRALVNRVKTDETKILETRIQQQQVYITYTPFLLLVAAAISIMITISTYIRIKKDLDDRIANQLEAEEKYRETTERINVMEDITTDIAEGNYSVRSQDIRDDELGRIGNALNTMAAALESTFRDLNAKNWLQTGTLTVSEAIRGERDLQKLAGNLITAINEYLNAPLGTVYIIDNASNFKLIGSYAANNAPPTVISGEGLIGQAIKSKKTLIVHDLPESYLTVNSSLGSTSPASVIIAPLIYADVCIGAIEIGLLRKPDPLEISFLESNLDALAIGVNSALDYVKLQNFLEETQAQSEELQAQHNELENVNAELEAQAQKLQASEEELRVQQEELQQTNAELEERSVLLEEKNEEIQRKAEELEISTRYKSEFLANMSHELRTPLNSILLLSRLLSENNEENLTLDQVDYAKVIQSSGNGLLGLIDEILDLSKIEAGQMKLEYLDVSVQEITDELQSLFGPLADEKQLEFKVDIAPNVPTVIETDKMRVGQILKNLISNALKFTSKGSVTLTIKRSPLTDASLLLEVKDTGIGIPPEKQQLIFEAFQQADGSTKRKYGGTGLGLSISRELAKLLGGEITLTSKVNEGSTFTVQLPLANVHGAVSTEPTYVSRSPEPAPIPAIEAEEPEAVNKFISTVIPESIPDDRNAITATDKTILIIEDDTNFAKSLLDYSRKKGYKVIVAVRGDEGLRLASIYKPLGILLDIQLPIMSGWQVMDALKADPQTRHIPVHIMSSHKLKKESLLKGAIDFVDKPVAFEQMQEVFKKIEYVLNRTAKKVLIIEDNPKHAKALAYFLETFNINSELKSNISEGVEALKREEIECVILDMGIPDKKSYDTLEEVKKNPGLENLPIIIFTGKSLSMAEELKIKKYADSIIVKTAHSYQRMLDEVSLFLHLVDENKKSSGTQTNKKKLGALSQILTNKTVLIADDDVRNIFSLSKALENYKMNVITALDGKEALLKLQENPTINLVLLDMMMPQMDGYETAKKIREHYQWKSLPIIAVTAKAMTGDRERCIQAGASDYITKPVDIDQLMSLLRVWLYERS
- a CDS encoding response regulator, which gives rise to MVKKRVLIIDDDARNIFALTATLKAKSFDCIACNSAQEALDLLKTDETLDVILIDMMMPEMDGYEAIPRIKNIEKRRHTPIIAVTAQAMVGDREKCLQAGATDYIAKPVDVDRLLQLLLRV
- a CDS encoding CheR family methyltransferase, producing MIEEAEVDILVNDLYELYGYDFSNYSRASLKRRIIRLCTLDKFPSFAEFRHRVRSDADYLKRFVEEITVTVTEMFRDPLFYKCLRAEVLTTLAAKPFIRIWHAGCSTGEEVFSMAILLKEAKLLHKSLIYATDLNPAALEKARNGIFPLAHMKQYSENYIESGGINDFSAYYTAQYGQVKFDEKLSEKMIFSIHNLVSDRSFNEFDLILCRNVLIYFDKPLQDRVFDLFDESLAQLGYLALGSKETLKFSMVKLKYKQLGKEKIWRKIG
- a CDS encoding fatty acid--CoA ligase; translation: MIQTKLIPRTTEAFEPPMLIKNLLAESLKYEPHREIVYRDLFRMNYVEFNRRVRRLANVLTGLGVKPGDTVAVFDWDSHRYLECFFGVTSIGAILHTVNVRLSPAQILYTMNHAQDKVVLMHEDFLPILNAVKDQLTTVETFVLISDKVYTDLNAIGQVPTGFSGEYEALLRDVSDHYDFPDFDENTWATTFYTTGTTGNPKGVYFSHRQLFLHTMGLLTYLIGYEALPFKSRTDVYMPITPMFHVHAWGFPFLATLMAAKQVYPGKYEPAMLCKLIVTEGVTLSHCVPTILNMIVNSPLAQQYHDNFSRWSVLIGGSALTKGLARAALNLGINVTAGYGMSETAPILSVVYLNDSERTLPVEEQVEFRTRAGRIAPFVEARLVDEDGQFLPHDGETLGEIVVRTPWATQGYYNDPERGAELWRGGWLHTGDVASITPDHWIMVADRTKDVIKTGGEWVSSLDMEDALSQVEGVAESAVIGLPDDRWGERPHALIVQKPGYNLTTEGIKAGLQSRIDRGELHKWYMPDRILFVPEIPKTSVGKIDKKRIRSEMKEQILS